A single window of Salvia splendens isolate huo1 chromosome 6, SspV2, whole genome shotgun sequence DNA harbors:
- the LOC121807774 gene encoding uncharacterized protein LOC121807774, whose product MLPSLRVIAVVTIFISIYGIHARNIPGNILNLIIEQCDRIADDMTINGKTSSHILGFVGIMRKGSFKGLDGDGSIESAIANNVFRPPLPSPPPPRPPPGPRSSVSPFIQEITAA is encoded by the exons ATGTTGCCTTCCTTGAGAGTAATTGCAGTTGTAACAATCTTCATCTCAATTTATGGAATTCATGCCAGAAATATTCCGGGTAATATATTAAATCTGATCATCGAGCAGTGTGATAGAATAG CTGATGATATGACTATCAATGGAAAAACTTCTAGTCATATTTTAGGGTTTGTTGGCATTATGAGAAAGGGCTCATTTAAAGGGCTAGATGGCGACGGCTCCATAGAATCGGCTATAGCGAATAATGTTTTCCGACCACCACTACCGTCACCTCCACCACCTAGGCCACCTCCGGGACCCCGTTCTAGTGTATCGCCCTTCATTCAAGAAATTACCGCTGCGTGA